Proteins from a genomic interval of Arvicola amphibius chromosome 10, mArvAmp1.2, whole genome shotgun sequence:
- the LOC119825173 gene encoding ferritin light chain 1-like, with product MTSQIRQNYSTEVEAAVNRLVNLHLRASYTYLSLGYYFDRDDVALEGVGHFFRELAEEKREGTERLLKLQNDRGGCAHFQDVQKPSQDELGKTQEAMEAALALEKNLNQALLDLHSLGSARTDPHLCDFLENHFLDKEVKVIKKMGNHLTNLRRLASGPQASLGEYLFERLTLKHD from the coding sequence ATGACCTCCCAGATTCGTCAGAATTATTCCACCGAAGTGGAGGCTGCCGTGAACCGCCTGGTCAACCTGCACCTGAGGGCCTCCTACACCTACCTCTCGCTGGGCTACTATTTTGACCGGGATGACGTGGCTCTGGAGGGTGTAGGCCACTTCTTCCGCGAATTGGCCGAGGAGAAGCGCGAGGGCACCGAGCGCCTCCTCAAGTTGCAGAACGATCGCGGAGGCTGCGCACACTTTCAGGATGTGCAGAAGCCATCTCAAGATGAGTTGGGTAAAACCCAGGAGGCCATGGAAGCTGCCCTGGCCTTGGAGAAGAACTTGAACCAGGCCCTCTTGGATCTTCATTCCCTGGGCTCTGCTCGCACAGATCCTCATCTCTGTGACTTCCTTGAAAACCACTTCCTGGATAAGGAGGTGAAGGTCATCAAGAAGATGGGCAACCACCTGACCAACCTCCGCAGGTTGGCTTCTGGGCCCCAGGCGTCTCTGGGTGAGTACCTCTTTGAGCGGCTCACTCTCAAGCATGACTAG